TATGCTCTACCCCTGAGCTACGCCCGCATCCTTCGGATATGGGGGGAATACCCATCTGCGCTGGGGGCTGCAAGAGGGAAAAACAGCCAAACTGCACTTTTTTTATCTGATCCGGATTTTGTTTGTTTTGACCGAGTTGGGGCGGCCAGTCTGCATTGGAATTTTGACCTGTCTGCCGGGGCAGGGCGTAAATTGGCAGGGCTCTGCGGTTCTTTCGAAACACCCGCGCCCTGTTGTTGCCGCGAAGGCGATCGGCGCTTGACCTTGCCCGGTATTCATCGTGGCCTGCCCAAAAAGGGGCGCCGATGCAAAAGTCACTTCTTGTCCGATTCATTACAGCCAGCGGCGTGACCAACCTTGCAGATGGTGTCGCGACAGTGGCCTGGGCCTGGCTGGCTTCGCTGTTGACCCGCGATCCTTTGATGATTGCCCTTGTCCCTGTGGCCTTGAGGCTGCCGTGGTTTGTTTGCGCCATTCCAGCGGGGATCATCACCGACAGGGTCGACCGCCGCAAACTGATCTTGTGGATGGATGTCCTGCGCGGCTTGGCCTTCGTGGTTGTTGCGCTGGTGCTGTGGTCGGTTGCACCGCTGGTGGATGCGCCGCAGACCGGCACATCTTATCCTGCGGTGTTCGGTATGGTTTTGTTGGCCGCAATGGCGGTGGGCGTCGCGGAGGTGTTCCGCGACAATGCCGCCCAAACGATGCTGCCGGCGATTGTCCCGCATGAGGCTTTGGAAAAGGCCAATGGCCGGTTGTGGAGCGTCGAACTGGTCGGCAATGCGCTATTGGGCCCTGCCGTGGGGGCGACGCTGATCGCGATTGCCGTGCCCTTGCCCTTTGCCCTGAACGCGCTCGCCTATGTGATGGCCGTTGTTCTGATCTGGCAGATGGCAGGAAGCTTCCGCCCAGAGAGCCAGCCCGACCGCCACTGGCGGCGCGAATTGATGCAGGCGGTGCACTTTCTGCGCAGCAAGCCGCTGCTGATGGCGTTGGCATGGATCACCGGCTTCTGGAACCTGCTTTATGAAATGGTCGCCATCGGGCTGATCCTGCACGCACAGGAGAACCTGAACATCGGGGCGCAGGCCTATGGCCTGATCCTCGCGGCAGGGGCGGTGGGCGGCATCTTTGGCGGCTGGTGTGGCGATCCGATCATCCGCCGCTTTGGCGGCAAGCGCACCGCGCAATGGATGCTGGCACTGTCGGCACCGGCCTTTGCCGGCATGGCCCTCGCGCCCGGTCCTGTGGCCTTGGGTGTTGTGCTGATGCTCTTCAGCTTTACCGGTCTGGTCTGGAACACGGTTTCGGTGTCTTACCGGCAACGCGCGATCCCCGATGCGATGTTGGGACGGGTGAACAGCCTGTATCGTTTGATGGCCTGGGGCATGATGCCCGTCGGATTGTTGCTTTCCGGGGTAATTGTCCGCATTGCCGAAGCGCCGCTTGGCCGCGATCTGGCCCTGACCGCGCCGTTCTGGGTCGGCACCTTGGGGGCGGCGGCCTTGGGGGCAATGGGGTGGCGCGCCCTGAACCGCTGGTTCCCTGCCTAGATCACCGCATGGGCCAACAGGCCCAAGGCAGTCACCGCCATCATCAACAGGGTCAAGAGCATCCCCAACTGCCGCAGGATGATCTTTTGCGGCGTGGCGGCAAAGCCAAGCGCATGCAGCACACGCCCCGCCACCAGCGTCAGCCCCATCAAATGCAGCGCCACGGCAGGGCTGCCCATCAACTCGCTCATCACCATCAGCAACAGGGCCAGCGGCGCATATTCCGCGCAATTGGCTTGCGCCCGCATCCGTTTGAGCAGGTTCTTGTCTCCGGTATCGCCGAGGGACAACCGGTTCGCCCGCCGGTACAGGATCACCCGCCAGCTGAGGCCAAGGAACAGCAAGACGATAAGGGCGGCATAAATTGGCGTGATGGACAGGGTCATGATCGGGCTCCTTTGCGCCAACCCTAACCCGTTTTGCCAAGTGGCAAAGCCTGACCCTGCGTCGCGCCGCCCGCTGCTTCATTTGGCAAGAAAAACTCAAGAGCCCGATTTGCCTGAAACGCACCCGCAGCGGTGGGCGCCAACCCGCCAAAGAAAAAGGCCCCAACCGCCGTTGGAGCCTTTGCTGTTATTTAAACGTCACCTTAGTGGCCGGGTTGTTTGTCCCAGTCTTCCTGCTTGGGCAGGATTTCGAAGGTATGCTCCGGTGGTGGGCTTGGCAAAGTCCACTCAAGCGTATCGGCATATTCGTTCCATGGGTTGTTGGCCGTGCTGATCGCGCCGCGACGCAGGGAATAAGCCATGATCCCGAAGAAGAAGATGAACGAGGCAAAGCTCAGGAACGCGCCCCAGCTCGACCACTGGTTCCAATAGGCAAAGGCCTCAGGATAGTCGATGTAGCGGCGTGGCATGCCCTGACGACCCAGAAAGTGCTGTGGGAAGAACGTCAGATTGGCGCCAATGAACATCGCCCAGAAGTGCAGCTTGCCCGCCCATTCAGGATACATACGGCCCGTCATCTTGGGGAAGTAGAAATATACCCCTGCAAAGATCGCGAACACCGCACCAAGGCTCATCACATAGTGGAAGTGCGCCACAACGTAGTATGTGTCGTGGTAATAGCGGTCCACAGCAGCCTGCGACAGAACGATACCGGTCACGCCGCCAACGGTGAACAGGAACAAGAAGCCAAAGGCCCAAAGCATGGGTGTTTTCATCTCAACCGAACCGCCCCACATGGTGGCAATCCAAGAGAAGACTTTAACCCCTGTCGGCACCGCAATCACCATCGTGGCCAGCATGAAGTAAGCCTGCTGGTTGAGGGTCATGCCCACGGTGTACATGTGGTGCGCCCACACAACAAAGCCCAATGCACCAATCGCGATGATCGCCCAGACCATTGGCAGATAGCCAAAGAT
This window of the Sulfitobacter mediterraneus genome carries:
- a CDS encoding MFS transporter; amino-acid sequence: MQKSLLVRFITASGVTNLADGVATVAWAWLASLLTRDPLMIALVPVALRLPWFVCAIPAGIITDRVDRRKLILWMDVLRGLAFVVVALVLWSVAPLVDAPQTGTSYPAVFGMVLLAAMAVGVAEVFRDNAAQTMLPAIVPHEALEKANGRLWSVELVGNALLGPAVGATLIAIAVPLPFALNALAYVMAVVLIWQMAGSFRPESQPDRHWRRELMQAVHFLRSKPLLMALAWITGFWNLLYEMVAIGLILHAQENLNIGAQAYGLILAAGAVGGIFGGWCGDPIIRRFGGKRTAQWMLALSAPAFAGMALAPGPVALGVVLMLFSFTGLVWNTVSVSYRQRAIPDAMLGRVNSLYRLMAWGMMPVGLLLSGVIVRIAEAPLGRDLALTAPFWVGTLGAAALGAMGWRALNRWFPA
- a CDS encoding MAPEG family protein: MTLSITPIYAALIVLLFLGLSWRVILYRRANRLSLGDTGDKNLLKRMRAQANCAEYAPLALLLMVMSELMGSPAVALHLMGLTLVAGRVLHALGFAATPQKIILRQLGMLLTLLMMAVTALGLLAHAVI